The following are encoded together in the Lathyrus oleraceus cultivar Zhongwan6 chromosome 3, CAAS_Psat_ZW6_1.0, whole genome shotgun sequence genome:
- the LOC127128392 gene encoding uncharacterized protein LOC127128392 has protein sequence MGLESASIRTFNDLGENFVKQYKYNVDMAPDRDQLRAMSQKDKETFKEHAQRWRELAAQIVPPLEEKEVTKIFLKTLSSFYYERMIASAPSDFTEIVNMGMRLEEGVREGRVSHEDNSVKKYGGFARKKEGETHAVSSHIKRRPSVRRKEVRPTVSQHQVAHIASAFREAQQPQQQRQQQQAYQPRNNNNTNTSNYERKRVTFDPILMTYAELYPSLIDRKLITPRDPPVVPANAQWWYNPELHCMYHFGAPGHDVENCFPLKTKVQDLVRSGILFFEDVGLNVKKNPLLEHGKAVVNMVQGCPGKYKVLYLNYIRQYLVEMHKLLCEHSHYEHDHDRCHECTVNERGCRKIRKDIQEMIDQGMIEILQNHNKDEVDVITLVFKIPDPVLIKYDGSKKKVVPTLVIKLAGPVLYVSNKAVSYRYNAVMLEDGKEVSLPSTSNVSISDVSGVTCSGRVFSAQPKSHEDVMKKDVVNPAGPVGTSSNHYVPVVKGVDPVVVKSVKAPILVGQSGMLREDGDEMLRLIKRS, from the coding sequence atggggctagagagtgcaagcatccgcactttcaacgatctaggaGAGAATTTCGTGAAACAGTataaatacaacgtggatatggctccagacagagatcagctgagggcaatgtcccagaaggacaaagagaccttcaaggaacatgcccagaggtggcgggaattggcagctcagatagtgccacccttggaggagaaggaggtgacaaagatcttcctcaagactttgagctctttctattatgagcgcatgattgctagtgctccctcggactttaccgaaattgtaaatatggggatgaggctagaagagggagtccgaGAAGGACGTGTGTCCCATGAGGATAATTCGGtaaagaaatatggaggatttgccaggaagaaagaaggggagactcatgctgtttcttcccatattaagagaagaccctctgtgaggaggaaagAAGTCCGACCAACTGTTagccaacaccaggtggctcatatagcatctgctttcagagaagctcaacaaccacaacaacaacgtcaacaacaacaggcttaccagcctcgcaacaataacaacaccaacaccagcaactatgagaggaagagggtgacttttgacccgattcttatgacctatgctgaattatatccttccttaattgataggaagttgataactccacgagatcctcctgTTGTGCCAGCCAATGCCCAATGGTGGTACAATCCTGAACTTCACTGTATGTATCATTTCGGTGCgcccggacatgacgtggagaattgttttcctttgaagaccaaggtgcaagaccttgtgaggagcgggatactattctttgaggatgtaggcctgaatgtcaagaagaacccattgctcgagcatgggaaGGCGGTTGTCAATATGGTTCAaggttgccctggcaaatacaaagtcctttatTTGAATTACATAAGGCAATACTTAGTAGAGATGCATAAGTTGTTGTGTGAGcacagtcattatgagcatgatcatgatagatgccatgaatgcactgtcaatgaaagaggatgccgcaagataagaaaggacatccaagagatgatagaccaggggatgattgagatacttcagaatcataataaggatgaagttgatgttatcaccctagtgttcaaaattcctgatcctgttctcattaagtatgatggcagcaagaagaaggtggtgccaactcttgtgattAAGCTAGCGGGCCCTGTCCTGTATGTGTCAAATAAAGCGGTCTCGTACCGTTATAATGCTGttatgctggaagatgggaaggaggtgtcaTTGCCCTCAACCTCTAATGTAAGCATTTCTGACGTTAGTGGAGTGACctgtagtggtcgtgttttctcggctcagccgaaatcccatgaagacgtcATGAAGAAGGATGTTGTCaatcctgccggtcccgtggggacttcttcgAATCATTAtgttcctgttgtgaagggtgttgaccctgttgttgtcaaatCTGTTAAGgctcctatcctggttggccagtctggcatgttgagagaggatggtgatgagatgttgaggctcatcaagaggagttag